From Carya illinoinensis cultivar Pawnee chromosome 5, C.illinoinensisPawnee_v1, whole genome shotgun sequence, one genomic window encodes:
- the LOC122310497 gene encoding transcription initiation factor TFIID subunit 1 isoform X3, which yields MDMSDIIEEDEEAFLKDAGQGYSFMKQTHAMEHELSALYEDDQEVAALGVLQGAASLASEDDRQRKDSCMSAEPMKEGAVGYVSTGLQSPRYSGFYPLDLQDWEEGIIWDSSPLVSDNSVGSEISGHDLEASVVIEAEPETGPPNHGSEPLVESDENNHRHLHCSFPNLLEPLGSINSIGHTDIPYLSSRYHPQLLRLESCLEVDVLNNADGRKENFGEEIHRSDGLRRFSKLTSQYRDMLEASWLDKVVWETDRPVEKPKLILDLQDEQMLFEILDTKDAKHLGLHAGAMIITRSIKSRNGDSLEQLGHGGQSGWRYVANDKHYSNRKTSQKIKSNSKKRTAHGVKVFHSQPALMMQTMKLKLSNKELANFHRPKALWYPHDNKVAIKEQGKLPTKGPMKIIVKSLGGKGCKLHVDAEETISSVKAKASKKLDFKQSEVVKLFYLGKELEDLSSLASQNVKVNSLIHLVRTKVHLLPRAHKLPGEKKSLRPPGAFKKKSELSAKDGHVFLMEYCEERPLLLSNVGMGARLCTYYQKSAPDDQTGSVLRNGNGSDSLGHVIALDPADKSPFLGDIKPGYSQSSLETNMYRAPVFPHKVPSTDYLLVRSAKGKLSIRRIDRIDVVGQQEPLMEVMSPGSKALQTYMINRLLVYMAREFRTAEKGHLLPCIHADELPGQFPYISETIIRKKLKEHANLQKGPNGQWIWVKKRNFRIWSEDELKEKVKPEDVCAYESMQAGIYRLKHLGISGVLPTSISSAMSRLPYEAIILAAASHIERELQITPWNLSSNFFTCVIQGKENIERLEITGVGDPSGRGLGFSYVRTATKAPMPSAMMKKKAAAGRGGPTVTGTDADLRRLSMEAAREVLLKFDVCEEEIAKLTRWHRIAMIRKLSSEQAASGVQIDPTTISKYARGQRMSFLQLQQQTREKCQEIWDRQAQSLSALDHDNESDSEGNSDLDSFAGDLENLLDAEECEEEVGNHESKYDKADGVKGLKMRRRPSLAQAEEEMEDEAAEAAELCRLLMDDNDGVRRKKKKTGVVREEAGLALGSQPSFSFENTDRIKKIIGTTQPDGSYTSKENLIKDIKEAENVLMKRSKYGKVKATKKTDITNIGLVSKKLKISGDKVKVFKEKKSARESFVCGACGQLGHMRTNKNCPKYGEDLEANLETADHEKASIKLKSLDPSSQSQQKPQTKKLIAKSATKIAVVEAPEGEKSSLKAKVLPVKFKCGSIDKLSDNLTAEVALSTDQPVASNSETGKSIVKVNKIIIPGKMKPDDAETPKPSIVIRPPTNTAKDQPESHKRSVVIRTPTETDREQPQKKIIIKRPKEIIIDVDQVSQDGSTGIEYRKTKRIVELSNIEKHRKQDNIYLAEESAKRKAREDRRWWEEQEKQRNEDRIREDRARRLYEDEMMLEQGKLAEIKRYEAAIRREREEEERQKAKKKKKKKKRPEIKVEYLEDPRTRRNDKRMPERDRSVKRRPVVELGRDVAEYAPSTKRRRGGEVGLANILERVVETLRERYEVSYLFLKPVSKKEAPDYHDIIKRPMDLATIKEKVRKMEYKSREDFRHDVWQITYNAHKYNDGRNPGIPPLADQLLELCDYLLMENDESLTEAEAGIEYRD from the exons ATGGACATGTCTGATATTATTGAAGAGGACGAGGAGGCATTTTTAAAGGACGCTGGTCAAGGATATTCATTTATGAAACAGACACATGCAATGGAACATGAACTCTCAGCTCTTTATGAGGATGACCAAGAGGTTGCAGCCTTAGGTGTTTTGCAAGGGGCTGCCTCATTGGCTTCAGAAGATGATAGGCAAAGAAAAGACTCTTGTATGAGTGCAGAACCAATGAAAGAGGGTGCTGTGGGATATGTTTCTACTGGACTGCAGTCACCACGGTATTCTGGGTTTTACCCTCTTGATCTGCAAGACTGGGAAGAGGGAATTATTTGGGACAGTTCTCCTTTAGTGAGTGACAATTCTGTGGGAAGTGAAATTTCTGGACATGATTTAGAAGCTTCAGTTGTCATTGAAGCAGAACCTGAGACAGGGCCACCAAACCATGGGTCAGAACCCCTTGTGGAATCTGATGAGAATAATCACCGGCATTTACATTGTAGCTTTCCTAATTTATTGGAGCCCTTAGGCTCAATAAATTCTATAGGACATACAGACATTCCATACTTATCTAGCAGATACCATCCGCAACTTCTGAGGTTAGAATCCTGCCTGGAAGTGGATGTTCTTAACAATGCAGATGGTAGGAAGGAGAATTTTGGTGAGGAAATTCATCGAAGTGATGGTTTGAGGCGTTTTAGCAAACTCACATCCCAATACAGAGACATGTTGGAAGCATCTTGGTTAGACAAAGTAGTATGGGAGACAGATAGGCCCGTTGAGAAACCAAAGCTTATTCTTGATCTTCAAGATGAGCAAATGCTTTTTGAGATTTTGGATACCAAGGATGCTAAACATCTTGGGCTTCATGCAGGTGCTATGATTATAACTCGTTCGATAAAGTCAAGGAATGGGGACTCTTTGGAGCAACTTGGTCATGGAGGCCAATCTGGTTGGAGATATGTTGCTAATGACAAACACTATTCGAACAGAAAAACTTCTCAGAAAATCAAATCCAATTCCAAAAAGCGCACAGCTCATGGTGTCAAAGTTTTTCATTCACAACCTGCACTTATGATGCAGACGATGAAGCTGAAATTGAGCAA CAAAGAGCTAGCTAATTTTCATCGACCAAAAGCTTTGTGGTATCCCCACGACAATAAAGTGGCCATCAAAGAACAAGGGAAGTTGCCTACCAAAGGACCCATGAAAATTATAGTGAAGAGCTTGGGTGGCAAAGGATGCAAACTTCATGTGGATGCTGAGGAAACCATCTCTTCTGTTAAAGCAAAAGCTTCAAAAAAGCTAG ATTTCAAGCAATCTGAAGTGGTAAAGTTATTTTACTTGGGAAAGGAGCTCGAAGACCTTAGCTCTCTTGCTTCCCAAAATGTCAAAGTGAACTCTTTGATTCATCTTGTTCGTACAAAAGTACATTTGTTGCCAAGAGCACATAAGTTGCCTGGCGAGAAAAAATCTTTACGCCCTCCCGGGGCATTCAAAAAGAAATCCGAACTCTCTGCGAAAGATGGTCATGTCTTCCTAATGGA GTATTGTGAAGAAAGACCTTTACTGTTGAGCAATGTTGGGATGGGTGCAAGACTTTGCACTTATTACCAGAAGTCTGCCCCAGATGATCAAACTGGCTCTGTGTTGCGCAATGGAAATGGGAGCGACAGCTTGGGGCATGTCATTGCACTAGATCCTGCTGATAAATCCCCTTTCCTTGGAGATATAAAACCTGGTTATAGCCAGTCATCTCTTGAAACAAACATGTATAGAGCACCTGTATTTCCCCACAAGGTGCCGTCAACTGACTATCTGTTGGTTCGTTCTGCAAAGGGAAAACTTTCCATCAGGCGCATAGACCGGATTGATGTTGTTGGACAACAG GAACCACTCATGGAGGTGATGTCTCCTGGATCCAAGGCCCTTCAGACTTACATGATAAACAGGCTATTGGTGTACATGGCCCGTGAGTTTCGTACAGCTGAAAAGGGTCATTTGCTCCCCTGCATCCATGCAGATGAGTTACCTGGACAGTTTCCATACATATCCGAAACCATTATTCGGAAGAAATTGAAGGAGCACGCTAATTTACAG AAGGGACCAAATGGTCAGTGGATTTGGGTTAAGAAGCGCAATTTCCGCATTTGGTCGGAGGATGAATTGAAAGAGAAAGTGAAACCTGAAGAT GTTTGTGCCTATGAAAGCATGCAAGCTGGTATCTACCGGCTCAAACATCTGGGAATATCAGGGGTATTGCCTACTTCTATTTCATCTGCAATGAGTCGGCTCCCTTATGAAGCTATAATTCTGGCTGCTGCATCACACATTGAGAGGGAGCTCCAGATAACTCCATGGAACTTAAGTAGCAATTTTTTTACATGTGTAATTCAG GGCAAAGAAAATATTGAGCGTTTAGAAATTACTGGAGTTGGTGATCCTTCTGGTCGGGGCCTAGGCTTTAGCTATGTTCGTACTGCTACAAAAGCACCAATGCCAAGTGCAATGATGAAGAAGAAAGCAGCTGCTGGTCGAGGAGGCCCAACTGTTACGGGAACAGATGCTGATCTTCGTAGATTGAGCATGGAGGCTGCACGAGAG GTTCTTTTGAAGTTCGATGTTTGTGAGGAAGAGATTGCAAAACTGACTAGGTGGCATCGAATTGCTATGATACGCAAGCTTTCTAGCGAGCAAGCTGCATCTGGGGTACAGATTGATCCCACAACAATCAGCAAATATGCACGTGGCCAGCGAATGTCCTTTCTTCAATTGCAGCAGCAGACAAGAGAGAAATGTCAGGAAATTTGGGATCGACAAGCTCAGAGTCTTTCAGCCTTAGATCATGATAATGAGAGTGACTCTGAGGGAAATAGTGATTTGGATTCCTTTGCTGGGGATTTAGAGAATCTTCTTGATGCAGaggaatgtgaagaagaagtaGGGAACCATGAATCCAAGTATGACAAAGCGGATGGTGTTAAGGGGCTTAAAATGAGAAGGCGCCCATCCTTGGCTCAGGCAGAAGAGGAAATGGAAGATGAGGCAGCTGAAGCAGCTGAATTATGCAGGTTACTCATGGATG ACAATGATGGtgtgaggaggaagaagaaaaagacagGAGTTGTAAGGGAGGAAGCAGGCTTGGCTTTGGGCTCACAACCAAGTTTTAGTTTTGAGAATACAGATCGGATCAAGAAAATCATTGGTACCACCCAACCCGATGGTTCCTATACTTCGAAGGAGAATTTAATTAAAGATATAAAGGAG GCTGAAAATGTTCTAATGAAAAGAAGCAAGTATGGAAAGGTGAAAGCAACAAAAAAGACTGATATCACAAATATAGGTCTAGTCAGTAAGAAACTTAAAATATCGGGAGATAAAGTCAAG GTCTTTAAGGAGAAGAAGTCAGCAAGAGAGAGTTTTGTGTGTGGGGCATGTGGTCAG CTTGGACATATGAGGACAAACAAAAACTGCCCCAAGTATGGGGAGGATCTAGAAGCAAACCTTGAAACTGCCGATCATGAAAAGGCATCCATAAAGTTAAAATCTCTGGATCCCTCTAGTCAGTCTCAGCAGAAACCTCAGACAAAGAAGCTGATTGCAAAAAGTGCGACAAAAATTGCTGTGGTTGAAGCTCCGGAGGGTGAAAAATCTAGTTTGAAGGCAAAAGTTCTTCCGGTGAAGTTCAAATGTGGTTCCATTGACAAGCTTTCTGATAATCTCACTGCTGAAGTGGCACTGAGTACAGACCAGCCAGTCGCTTCCAATTCTGAGACTGGGAAGTCCATTGTCAAggttaacaaaataataattcctgGCAAGATGAAACCTGATGATGCAGAGACTCCTAAGCCCTCTATCGTAATACGACCCCCAACAAATACAGCTAAAGATCAGCCAGAATCTCACAAACGCTCTGTTGTGATACGGACACCAACAGAAACAGATAGGGAACAACCTCAGAAGAAAATCATAATAAAGCGGCCTAAAGAGATTATCATTGATGTGGACCAGGTCAGTCAGGATGGAAGTACTGGCATTGAGTACAGGAAAACTAAAAGAATAGTTGAATTGTCCAATATTGAGAAGCATAGAAAGCAGGATAATATTTATTTGGCTGAGGAATCagcaaaaaggaaagctagagAGGATAGAAGATGGTGGGAAGAACAAGAGAAGCAGAGAAATGAAGATAGAATAAGAGAGGACAGGGCAAGAAGGCTTTATGAGGATGAAATGATGCTAGAACAAGGAAAGTTAGCTGAGATTAAAAGATATGAAGCAGCAATcagaagagagagggaggaagaagaaagacagaaagcaaaaaagaagaaaaagaagaagaaaagaccTGAAATAAAAGTGGAGTATTTAGAGGACCCTAGAACAAGAAGAAATGACAAAAGGATGCCAGAGAGAGACCGGAGCGTAAAAAGGAGGCCTGTTGTTGAGCTGGGAAGGGATGTTGCAGAGTATGCCCCATCAACCAAGCGTCGTAGGGGAGGAGAG GTTGGTTTGGCAAACATCTTGGAGCGGGTAGTGGAGACCCTCAGAGAGAGGTACGAGGTGTCATATCTTTTCTTAAAACCAGTTTCCAAAAAGGAAGCTCCTGATTACCACGACATCATTAAGCGCCCAATGGACCTGGCCACAATCAAGGAGAAGGTGCGGAAGATGGAATACAAGAGCCGGGAGGATTTCCGGCACGATGTGTGGCAGATCACATACAATGCCCACAAATACAATGATGGGCGCAATCCAGGAATTCCTCCCCTTGCAGATCAGCTTTTGGAGCTTTGCGATTATTTGTTAATGGAGAACGATGAAAGTTTGACTGAAGCTGAAGCTGGTATCGAGTACAGGGATTAa